The Spirulina subsalsa PCC 9445 region CTGGGGTAATATCCACCACAGACCCCTGTAACATTAAATCGGGTTTGAGAAAGCGAGTAAAAGTCATAACGATTCTGTATCTGTTTCTAGTTGGCGTTGGCGTTCTCGTTCTTGACGGATGCGTTGTGTAGCCGCTTCATGTTCTTCTAGGGTGCGGCTAAAAACGTGAGTCCCGTCATAATTAGCCACAAAAAACAGATATTCCGTCCTTTCGGGATTGAGAACTGCTCTTAAACTATCCACTCCGGGGCTACTAATGGGAGTAGGGGGCAAACCCTCATTCAGATAGGTATTATAGGGGGAGGGTTGGCGCACCTGGTCTAAGGTCAAAGGTTGATCGGGGGTTTGACGAATCCCTGTGCCGTATTCAACGGTTGGATCGGACTCTAAACGCATCCCCTGAGAGAGACGATTGAGAAAGACTCCCGCAATACGGGGGCGTTCTTGGGCAACGGCGGCTTCCTTTTCTACCATACTCGCCAACGTCACCCATTCTTGCAAGGTTAAATCTTGATTCTCCTGTGCCGCTTCATATAACGGTAATGCCACCTCCTGAAAACGGGCTAACAGGATTCGGATCACCTGTTGGGGTGTAGCACCTTGGGGAAACTGGTAGGTATCGGGGTATAAAAACCCCTCTAAATGGGGTAAATCCGGCGGTAGCCAAGGAAACTCCTCGGGGGAGGGCATTTCCTGCGTTGCGGCCATAAACTCCGCCTGAGTGAAGTATTGCCGCCGCTCAAACTCCGCCCCCATTTGCTCTAATGACCAACCTTCCGGCAGGGTGACACGGGAATCCTCCACTACCCCCTCCCAAATACGGCGGGCAATTTCTGGCATGGACTGGGTAGGAGTCATGGTATAAACCCCCGCTTGGAAACCCCCCTCTCGATTTTGCCAAGCGAGCCAAAATGCCCAAATATTCCAAGCCCAAGCCGAATGAATCATCCCGGTGGCTTCTAAATCTTGGCCAATTTGCCGGGTGGATGTTCCGGTGGTAATTTCCAGTTGAATCTGGGTTTCTTCGGGGGAGATATCCTCTCCGTCTACCACAGGGGAAATCGCCCAGTACCACCAAGTCGCACCATGTAATCCCGCCACTCCAATCATTAAAGGCAAGAGGAGAAGGGGATAAGTCCATTGGGAAAGTCTTCTCAAGAGGGTCATAAGCAGGGTTGGCAAAGGATGAAATCAGAGGGGGGTTGCTTTAATTCATGTCCTCTTGTTCAAGGGTTTGGACTAGGAATTCTTCGAGATAGGGTTGAATCTCTTCTAATTCTTCGGCCGTCAGCAATTCGACTTTTTCGTTGTGGCGGCGTTTGCCAAATAACAGGAGGGGATTAAGTGGGGTGTAAATTTCATATTCTTGGTCTTCATGGTAGAAGTGGGTCAGGAATTGAAACTCTTCTGACTCAACTTGACCCGTTTCGGTTTCAATTTCTAGGGTTAAGATGCTATCTTCTTCGGTTTCGGGTAATTCTCCCGCCACCGTGAGGGTATATCCGGCGTAGTTCAAGACTAGATTCTGTTCGGCTAAGACTGCTTTGGCATCGGGAAAGACTGTCTGGAGTTCTTCGGAATCTTCCACCCAAGTGGCCTCGGAATCGTCTTCATCACTATCCCAAGCAATGATCGTAATGGGAGAGTCTACGGGGAGTAGGAGTAAATACTGGTCATCCTTATGAAAGAAAGCTTGTTCGACAAAACAGGGTAGCGATCGCCCTTCCTCATCATAAAGATGAACTACTTCGCGGTTCGATTGCTCCGGTTCTGGAAAAAATTGGGAAGAGGACATAAATCAAACGCCACCAAAACAAAGAGTAGGTTTCAGAATAGCACGGGACAGGAGTCAGTAATCACGGATCCTTGGGAGTGGGAGAGAGGGAAGGGAGGGAATCGGGAGTCGGGAGTCGGGAGATAGGGGGACTTGATAACCGTAAGGTTGATTAATTTTCCTATGGCTTCCCCTGTAGTGGCTACATTGCTCTTTATGATGTAAGGAGAGAAACGATCCATTTGAATCATTTGGGGTGAATCAATACCTAGGGCCTGATAGTGGGAGTCTAAAACAAAATGAAGAGCTTAATAGTAGACGATGCAAGGTACAACCTAGAACCCTTGGAACAAGTCTTGCGATCGCGAAATTATCAGATCACCCGTTGTTCTGATGTCAATGCCGCTTGGGAAATCTTTGCCCAGGAAGTGTTTCCTTGGGTCTGGATTGCCTTGGGGGATGAGTTAGCCCCTCGTTTACACCTCTGCCAAGAAATGCGATCGCGCTTTCCCCAACTCCTCTGTATTGCCATCATCTCCAGCGAAAACCCCACCATCCTTGAACCTTGGCTCAATCATGGTGGTAACGATTATCTCATTCTTCCCGCCTCTCCCGAGCAGATTAACCTCCGTCTTACCATTTGGTCCAAACACATTCAACCGCAAATTTCCAGTCTAGAGCGCTTTCAATCCCTCGATACTGCCAGTTTACGCCCCCTCCATCCCGACACCATTAAACGGGCTGCCTTGATGCAGTTTCCCTACATTGCAACCCACCACCTCCGCCAAACCCTCATTCAATTTAAAAAACAACTGTCTGAACTCCTAGAACAACCCCGACAAATCCCCCTAGATACAGCTGCTAATGACTATTTAACCAGCATTTTAGATCGGGCGAATTTAATGCAGCAATTAGTCGGCGACTTACTCATTGATACCCAATCCCAATTACAAGAAGCCACCCCTAACCCCGTCATTCATCAGGATTATGTTATTGTTAACAGTAACTTCACCATTAAAGAATTTTCCGACAACGCAACCCACTTTTCTGATGGAAAATATATCCTCAAAAAAGGAGAAGACATCCGAAAAGTTTTTCCTGAATTTATTGGCTCAGAGCAAAACTTATTGCAAATATTAAAAGGTAAACATAAATCCTTTGAACTCCTAGGAGTAGGACGTTTTGATGAGCAAGATCACCCCCTCTATTTTGATATTCATGTTCTGAAATATCCAGAAAATATAGCAGGTAAACGATGCTTGATTGTTTTATTGAATAATGCGACAGAACGTATGGTCTTTCAGCAAAAACTCGTTCAAACAGCCAACGAAACACAACTATTACTTAAAAAACTTTCTAGCACAAAAGACTACATCAATCAGATCATTTTGTCAATGGCTGATGCTTTAATTGTCACCACGAAAACCGGACTGATCAAAAAAATTAACCCCGCTACCCAAAAACTGTTCGGTTATCGTGAGTTAGAATTATTAGGGCAACCTATTACTAAAATATTTGCGCCTCACTATTTTGACGTTCTGCGGGACCAACAACAAAATCATATATTGTCCTCTACTGAAATTATCTGTTGCAAAAAAACAGGTGAAAAATTGTCAGTTTCTTTCTCTTGTTCTCGCATAGAAACTGACGAAGGAATGGAAGAATTTGTCTATGTTGGTAGAGATATTACCGAGCGTAAACAAGCCGAAATTAAAATCAAAAATCTGAATTACTCCTTACAAGAGCGCACCCAAGAACTTGAATTAGTTAACGAAGAACTTGAATCCTTTTCCCGCACTGTTTCCCATGACTTAAAAACTCCCCTTTCCCATATCGAGTTTTTTAATCAGATGCTATTAGAAGAATATGGTGATTGTTTAGATAATGAAGGAAAAGATTATCTGGAGCAAATTAGAAAATCCTGTGTAAGAATGCGCCAGATGATCCACGATCTTCTACAATTAGCCCATGTTACCCGCACTGAGTTAACCATTGGTCAAGTTGACTTAAGTCAGATGGCGGAAAAAATTATAAAAGATCTGCAACGGAATAGTCCTCAACGTGAGGCCGTCTGTTCTATTGCCCCCAACTTAATTGTTTATGGCAATGAGGGATTGTTGCAAGTTGCCCTAGAAAACCTCTTAGGCAATGCTTGGAAATATACAAAAAAACAACCAAAAACTAAAATTGAGTTTGGGGTATTGTCTAGTCAAGTAAGACGAGCTGAAAATTTAGAGTACAATGGGGAAGATGAAACCCAAAGAGTCTATTTCATCCGTGACAATGGCGCAGGATTTAATATGGAATATGCAGACAAATTATTTACCACCTTTGGGCGGTTACATTCTCAAAGAGAATTTGAAGGAACAGGCATTGGTTTAACTACAGTTCAGCGCATTATTCAACGACATGGAGGTAAGATTTGGGCAGAAGCAGAAGTCAACCAAGGGGCAAGCTTTTATTTTACACTCAAGATCAATTAAAGGTGAATCAAGCGTGAGATGAATATAGTTCTACGCCCCCAACGGGATTTAGATATTAAAGGTGCTTCTTTGCTTCAGCAAAAAGTGGTTAATTTGTTACCTGCACCCGATAATTCTTGCTGGGTCATTGATTTAGTTCAAGTGAATTCAATTAATCACTTTGGCTTAACTGCTTTAATGGCTGTCCGTCGGGCTGCCAGACAGTATAAGTGCCGTTTATACTTGTTAAATGTCAAGCAACAAGTGCGTTATATGTTGGAAATTACCGAGTTAGACAAAGAGTTTAAAATTATTGAAAGTTTAGAGGAAGTTTTTGATTCTGGGATTCGGTTGCTCTTGTGTTAATTGTCTTCTATGATTGATTGATCAGGGCTTTTAGTTTTGAAAACTGCTGAGGATGAATTAGGCTTAAATTAATTCCAGTTAGCACAATCCAGAGTAACATATTGGCAATAAACATATATTGATTATGCAGTAGCATATATTCCATCGTAATCAGCCCCAGTAACCACCAATGCCCATTTTCTACCTTTTCACGATTTCCCCATAAAAAGAGAATCGGGATAATATTAATTACACTCGAATGTAAAAGAGAACCGGGATAGATAATTAAAGAAAACATTAGCATAGACATAAAACTCCATTGCTCATGTTTCTGATTGATATTAAGACATACCCACAAAGTTGTTAAACCTAACAATAATCCCAAGGCAATATGCAGGGGATGGAAAATCGGTGAACCCCCAGAGGGTGTATAATTTGTAAGACGTAATATATTCGCTAACAGTGACCCATTGATTGGTTCAATATATACTTCAAAAGGTAAAGCAGAATAGGGAGCATCAGTTAAGTAAGTATGAAATGGCTTGACTCCAATAATTACTAAGGTCAGTGCTGTAAGTCCAATTAATACGGCAAAAGCTGAGACTAAAACTCTCCATTGTCGTCTGGCAATTACATAAACCAATAGTAAGGTAACAAAGGGTTTAATTAAAATACCTAATCCTAACCAAACCCCCCCTATGATTTTAGACTGGTTACGCCAATACATTAAAATCGTGAGTAAAACTATAAAGTTAGTTTGAGCAAATAGGAGGTTACTTTTTACCCCAAAAATAGTTAAAATTAAGCTAGTTGTTACTAATAATCCCAATATTTTATGATGTTTTAGAAAAATCTGCCATAACAAAGTAATGGTTAAAATTAAGATTAAAATATTAACCGTATACCATAAAAGTAAAGCCTCTCTAGGCTCAAACCAACCTAGGGGAATAAATAACAGGATACTGGGGGGAGGGTAAGGAAAACCACAACAGAGAAAAGAGCGTGTGAATCCTTCGCCAATGTAATTGGTCAAATCAAAGGAGATCACCAAGGATTTCAGAACATTAGCATCATAAAGATTTAGACCACTAACGGCGGCTTTTCCTCCTAGCCAAAAAGCTAAAAAATCCCAGTCTGGAAGCTTTTTGATGTTGTTAATAACAATCGTAAAAAGATGATAGAACAATAGCATTAACAATCCTAGATTAATCCCCCATAATAATGTAGCTTGACTCCAGTTATATTGAGAAGTCCGCTCTTTAAAGTGTAACAATAACAAAATGATGGGAACAGCTAATATCCAGCCCGGAATATTTAAGAGTGTGGAGAAAACGGCCAGAAATCCCCAGAATAAAATGACTATTAACGTGGTGATATTTTTTCGTTTCATAATATTTTTACTGATTATAAATAAGTGTGTATAACTTTTATCTCCCATTATAGTAACTTTAGAGCAGGTGATCTCAAATTTCCTTGAATCCTCAGAGTTCAGAAAACACATTAGGGAAATGTTGACTACTGTATGCACTAGATGGTAGGGGGGGGAAACCGTGCAAGCTTTACAATCTGGAGATTATAGCCCTTGTGCTTTGATTGGTAATAAAATGTTCTATAAGTTTTCTGGTATAACTTTTAAACATCTCTCTAGGCAAACGAGCATGACAAAACCGAATTTTTTTATTGTTGGCGCTCCCAAATGCGGCACAACAGCGATGCACAGCTATTTAGAACAACATCCAGAAATTTTTATGCTTAACATCCCTGACTCACCGGAGAATATGGCCGGGGGGAAAAGGGAAATTCACTTTTTTGGCAGTGATTTAAATTTTAGCAGACCAACTCTTGAGGAATATCTCAGTTATTTTAGTGGGGCTAGTGGGAAAAAAGTTCGGGGAGAATCATCTGTATTTTATCTCTATTCTAAGCAGGCTGCACAAGAAATTAAGCAGTTTAATCCTGAGTCAAAAATTTTAATTATGCTCAGAAATCCTCTAGAAATGATGTATTCTTGGCACTCACAGTTAGTTTTTTGGGGGGATGAAACTATTGCTGATTTTGAAACAGCTTTAAAGGCAGAAAATACCCGAAAAAACGGGACGGGAATTCCGATCCAAAGGGATCATCCTATTGAATGCTTTTTTTATTCTCAAATTGCTTGTTATACGGAACAGATCAAGCGATATCTAGATACTTTTGGACGGGAGAACGTACAGATTATTATCTTTGATGATTTTAAGCAAGATACCCCGGCTATTTATCGCAAAACTTTGCAGTTTTTAGGCTGTCGAGATGATTTTGAAGCAGATTTTAAGGTCATTAATGCCAATCGTCAAGTCCGCAATTTAGCGGTTCAACAATTTTTACGTCGTCCCCCTAAGTCGTTGCGTTTGATGGTTCGTTCTTTGATTCCTTCTCCTATCCGAAAACGCTTAAGGGGTGTTTTAGAAAAATACAATATTGAACAAAAATCCCGTTCACCTCTCAGCCCTGAGTTAAACGCGAGTTTGCAGAAAGAATTTAGGTCAGAAATTGAAAAATTGAGTGAGTTATTAAATCGGGATTTAATGGCTTGGGTGGAGGGCAGTGGCAGTCCGTTAAATTAAAGTAGGTAAAATTAAAGGCGAACACTTTCTTGAAATACCCAGATTTCCCGGTTTGTGTCCCATTGTAAGCGAAAACGAAGCCGATCTCTTGAGGTCTGACCATTTTTGAGTTGATAACGGAGTTGGGTGATAACGGTTGCGGTTTCTCCGGTATTTTCGATCACTTGGACTTGTTGAACTTCCACATTTTCTACACTTTCCCACCAGTTTGTATAGTCACTGTAACGATTGTTGGAATGTTTGCGGTGGAAGTCGGGAGAAAGTTGTTCCCAGGCGCTGCTATAGTTACGACGGTTAATTGTTGCATAATAGTCTCGCACGGCTTGAGCAGGTGAGGGTTTAGTATTAGAAGCTGGGGTGTCTGTTGGTAGGTCTTGGAATTTGACGACATCGGGGCTATGGTTGGGGTTAGGGCTGGCGAAAGAACAGTAGGCATCGGGGATTTTTTGTCCGTGTTGTCGCAATCGTTCAATGCAGCGATCGCGCTGATCAAATTTCCCCGCGTAAACTTGATAATAAGGCCGACCGGATAAGTTGGCATAGTCAGGAATCCAAAATTCCCCCGCGCTGTTATATCCTGCCTGTCTCAACTGCCCCAAGCGCTGTTGAGCATTTTCCCGGTTTTCATAGGCAGAATCTGCTAAAAAGTAGAAGGGGGAAACGCTAGGAGTTGAGGGAGTCGCGGGAGTCGCGGGAGTTGAGGGAGTCGCGGGAGTTGCGGGAGTCGCGGGAGTCGCGGGAGTTGCGGGAGTCGCGGGGGTGGAGGGAGTTGAGGGAGTCGAAGCAGTGGGGGGTTTTTGGGGGGTATTAGAGGCGTTCAAGAACATAATGGCTACCACCCCACTCACGCCTACAATTGTCCCTATAATGGCGGCAAACAGCCACAGAGGGAAGATTTTTGAGGGGGTGGGAGTGATATTAGGGGGAGGACTAGCGACAACTGTAGGGGTAACGGGATGTAATGCGTCTAACATATCCTGTGCGCTGCGGAAGCGATCGCGAGGATGATACTCTAAAGCACGATCTAACACTGCCGCTAATTCCAAATCTAGGTTAGAAACCTGATGTCGCCACTTAATTTCCCCGGTTTGTGGGTCAATTAAATCCGAGGGGTGCTTACCCGTCAGAAGGGCAACAATTGTTAAAGCCAAGCCATATAAATCACTGGAAAAAATGGGTCGTCCTGCGGCTTGTTCTGAGGGCATAAAACCGGGAGTCCCAATAACAATAGAAGAAGTCATTTTTCCCTCAGAATTGACCTCAATTCCCATAGTTTCTTTAACCGCACCAAAATCAATCAGAACGGGTTTAAGGTCTGACTGACGCAAAATAATATTATCGGGTTTAATGTCACGGTGAATAATGCCTTCTGTGTGAATATACTGTAAGATGGGTAATAAACCAATCAGGACTTCCCGCGCTTCTGGACTGCTTAACGTTCCTTGATACATCCGTTTAGAGAGGGGCTGTCCTTGAATATATTCTTGCACCAGATAAAACTGATTGCTTTCCACAAAATAGGCGTAAAGTTGGGGAATTTGGGCTTGTTCTGTGCCGAGTTTCTCTAAAATGGCGGCTTCCCGTTGAAAGCGTTCTTGTACTAATTGATAAACGGCGGGCTTATGACCAATAGGTTGTAGTTTTTTTACCACACAAATACGCTGGGATGGCATATGGGTATCTTTGGCCAAAAAAGTTTCACCAAAGCCCCCTTGACCGAGTTTATTGATAATGAGGTAGCGATTATTTAATAAGGTGGGTGTCATTTTTTATGTTAAGCTTAAAATCGGGGGGTGATCCCATTCTTTTTTACATCCCGGCAATCATTAGATCCGCCAAAATAATAGTCTAGAGGGTGAGTCTAGAGGATTGTAGCCTGCATTGGAGGGACTCAACTTCTATTCTAACAGTCCCCTCTGGGTTCAAAATTGATAATGACTAGGGAATCGGGTGTCGGGAATCGGGAATCGGGAATCGGGAGTCGGGAATAGGCAAAAGGCAACAGTAATCAACCCATCCCCCCCTCTCCCCCTCTCCCCCTCTCCCCCTCCCCCTCTCCCCCTCCCCCGTAGGGGTGCAGTGGCAGATCATCCCCCAAAAGCATTAAGTCCTTCATGGCTTACACCCAAAACGATAAAATGGAGAGGTAGCATTCCCATAGGTTTTCAGACCAAGCTTATGCAGACAGTCGATCCTAAAAACAACCCAGTCCACAATATGGACATTCCTAAAGTTGGTTTACCCGTTACGATTATTACAGGATTCCTTGGCAGTGGTAAAACCACTCTCCTTAATCATATTTTGACGAACCAAGAAGGCCTGAAAACGGCGGTTTTGGTCAATGAATTTGGGGAAATTGGTATTGATAATGAACTAATCGTCAGCACAGGCGATGATATGGTAGAACTGAGCAATGGCTGTATTTGCTGCACGATTAATGAAGATTTAGTGAATGCAGTGTATCGGGTCCTAGAACGGGATGATAAAATAGATTATTTGGTGGTTGAAACTACCGGATTAGCTGACCCTTTACCTGTGGCTTTAACTTTTTTGGGGACGGAAATTCGGGATATGACCCGGTTGGATTCTATTGTCACGGTGGTAGACTGTGAAAACTTCAGTCTGGATTTATTTAACAGTGAAGCGGCCTACAGTCAAATTGCCTACGGTGATGTGATTCTATTGAATAAAGTGGATTTAGTAGATGAGGCCAATGTAGACGCGCTGGAGGTCAGGATTCGGGATATTAAATCTGAGGCGCGAATTTTACGCACGACTCGTTCACAAGTGCCGTTACCCCTTATTTTAAGTGTGGGTTTATTTGAGTCGGATAAATACTTTGATCAGATGGAAGATGACCATGATCATGATCATCACCATCACCATCACCATGATCATGATCATGACCACGAGGATCATGTTTGTGATGAAACCTGCGATCATGATCATGGTCATGATCATCACCATCACCATCATCACCATTACCACTCAGATCACCTAGAAAATGATGGTTTTACGTCAATTTCGTTTAGTAGTGATCGACCTTTTGCGATTCGCAAATTCCAGTCTTTCTTAGATAATCAGTTAACGTCTAATATTTTCCGGGCCAAGGGGATTCTCTGGTTTGAAGAAAGTCCCAATCGTCATATTTTCCATTTAAGTGGTAAGCGGTTTTCAATTGAGGATGATGAGTGGAAAGGGGAGAAAAAGAATCAATTGGTTTTGATTGGTCAGGATTTAGATCATGATAAACTGCTTCAACAGTTGAAGGATTGTTTAGTGGAGAGTTAAATCATGGGAACTCCCCTGTTCCTCATTAACGGGGGACTTAATTGATTGGAAACAAGATCGCTGCTAAATAATGGGTCGATCGAACATTAGTTCTCTATTAACACCGGACTGACTTGATTGCAAACCCAAGAGGAGAAGGCTAACTAACCTCCTCCTCTTCCCCTTTTATGGGGGAATTAGTTAATCAAAAATACTAACTAGATAACCTCCGGTAAAAATCAGGAGAATTGGGGTCAAGTATAAACCAAACTGCTGGATCATTTTCCTTCGCTCAAATGGTATTAAATCCAGCTTGGCGGAATCCAAAATCCAAGGCTCTACATCGGGCAAAAAGAGCAAAAATGCTGAGTTTATTAAGGGTTTATTGTAAACAGAAAATAATGGCGGTTTCTGATTGAATTAAAATCAGGTTGTGCAAGGAAAAAAGCCGTTTATCCGGTCGTTCAGAGTTTAAAAATTTGGGTTAAAGTCTAGATTGTTTGGGGTGCGTTAGTGGTGGCTACTTTAGAATTTTAGGAATTGCCTTTGTTCCCCAAGTCATTAGCGGGGATGACCTCTAAAAACTCTTGGGGTTGGTGCAATAAGCCCCTACAAACCTGTGACTTTGGGCAGCGCCAGCCAGTTTAAAGCCCCTAGAGTTGACATTCCCCATTTCCCAGTGAACTACCCCACCCTGCCTAGGCGCGAGGATGGAGCTTCCTGATTCAATGGGAAGTGCTTTCTATACCGAAATATAGCCAGTCTTATCTTCCCTCCCCAGGCAGAAGTCCTAGTTCCTAAGACCCAAATTTTCTCTTGCAACACAGCCCTTTTTAGCTTGGTTTTCGCTTTGGGAGTTAGTGGTCAAGTCCATCCGGTCCCTGCAAGCGAGGAAGGGGAATTCCGCAGCATTTTTGTTAAAATATAGCAAGAGTCCTCCTGCTCCCTTTAGAATGAACCTATTGACACAGGAGGAAAACACCTTGGTTGTTGCGATTGAAAGCCTACTTACCCCAGAAATCCATAAACCAGCCCGCTACTTAGGCAATGAAGTCGGAGCCGTGCATAAACCTTGGGACAGTGCCGCCGTGCGTTGGGTGCTGACTTATCCTGAAGTCTACGAGGTGGGGGCTTCTAACTTGGGGCATATTATTCTCTACAATGTGCTGAATGCCCAACCCCGTCAACTGTGCGATCGCGCCTATCTCCCCGCCTCCGACCTAGCCCAGAAACTTCGGGACACCCACACCCCCCTCTGGGCTTTAGAATCCCGTCGCCCCCTCCTCGATTTTGACATTCTCGGTTTTAGTCTCAGCTACGAATTAGGGGCAACCAATATCCTCGAAATGCTGGACTTAGCCGGAATTCCCCTCACGGCACAAGAACGCCTACAAACCACCTCCCCCCAGTACCCCCTCATTTTTGCCGGAGGACAAACGGCTACCTCAAACCCTGAACCCTACGCCGACTTTTTCGATTTTATCGCCCTGGGGGATGGGGAAGAACTCCTGCCAGAAATTGGCCAAGCCCTTGATGAGGGCAAGGCGGCCGGATTGTCTCGCGAGGCTCTATTACTTAAACTCGCCCAAGAAGTCAAAGGGGTTTATGTGCCTCACTTCTACGACATGGCCGAGGATGGGTCAGTGCATCCGAACCATCCCGACGTTCCCCCCCGGATTTTACGCCGCGTCGCCGCCCCCCGGCCGGAATATTCCATTGGTTTAGTCCCCCATATCCAAACGGTACACGATCGCCTGACGGTGGAAATTCGCCGGGGATGTACGCGAGGCTGCCGTTTTTGCCAGCCCGGAATGTTAACCCGCCCCGCCCGGGATGTGGAGCCGGAAAAGGTGGTAGAAGCCATTACCGAGGGGATGCGGGCGACGGGACATAATGAGTTTTCCCTCTTATCCCTCTCCTGTTCCGATTATTTAGCCCTGCCTGCGGTGGGGATGGAGATTAAAAACCGCCTCAAAGATGAAAATATTGCCCTCTCCTTACCCAGTCAACGGGTAGATCGATTTGATGAAAATATTGCCCGAATTATCGGCGGCACAAGGCAAACGGGCTTAACCTTTGCCCCAGAAGCGGGAACCCAACGGATGCGGGATGTGATTAATAAGGGCCTCACCAATGAGGAGTTATTACGGGGCATTAAAACGGCCGTTGAACAGGGCTGGGATAAGGTGAAGCTGTATTTTATGATTGGCTTGCCGGGAGAAACCGATGCGGACATTTTAGGCATTGCGGAAACCCTGCGCTGGCTGCGGCGAGAATGTGCGACTAAGGGGCGCAAACGCCTTGATTTTAATGTCACTATCTCGAATTTTACCCCCAAACCCCACACCCCCTTTCAGTGGCATTCTGTCTCAACGGCGGAGTTTTTGCGCAAACAGGAGTTACTGCGCCAAGAGTTGCGGGGAATGCGGGGGGTGAAGGCGAATTTTACCGATGTGCGCTTTTCGGTGATGGAGGATTTTCTGGGACGAGGCGATCGCACGCTGGCCCCTGTCATCCGTCGGGCTTGGCAATTAGGGGCGGGGATGGATGCTTGGATGGAAGGGTTAGATCAAGCCTTTGTCGCTTGGGAACAGGCGATTACAGAATCCGGCCTCAGTTGGAAATACCGCCAAATTGAGGAGGGGGAATGGAACGTCATGGAGTCCCAAAACACCCCTCTAGAGTCCAAACGCAAGCGCCCCCAATATTCTTGGGATGAGCGCCTCAACGCCCGTTTACCTTGGGATCACATCAACACAGGCATTGATAAAGACTGGCTTAAAGCCGATCTACAACGGGCTTTAGAAGCCGCCACGGTTCCCGATTGTGCCTTTGAAGGGTGTTCTCAATGTGGCATCTGTGGGGCGGATTTTGGGCAAAATATCGTCATTGAACCCCCACCCATTCCCGCCTTCCAAGGGCATTTTAAGCCCAATCAAGACCGGGTTCAGCGCCTGCGGGTGCGTTTTGGCAAATTAGGGGAAATGCGCCTCCTGAGCCACCTTGACCTGGTGCGACTGTGGGAACGGGTGATCCGCCGCGCTGGGATTCCTATTTCCTTTAATGGGGGATATCACCCCATGCCGCGCATTTCCATCACCTCGGCGTTACCTTTGGGCATGACCAGTTCCGGGGAGTTGGTGGATTTTGAACTAACTCAACGCTATGAGGTGGGCGAGTTTGAGCAGTTGCTGAAGGAGAAACTTCCGGCGGAGATTCCGGTGTATGAAGTCCAAGAGATTGATCTAAACAGTAAGTCCGCCAACCGTTTGTTACAACAGGCCGAATATACCCTCTTAGTGGCCGATGAGGGGGCAGACTGGGAGGGCTGGATTAACGGCGTGTTGGACTGTTCAGAGATTTGGTTTGAGAAAACCACTAAGTCCGGGAAACAACAAATGATTAACCTGCGCGATCGCCT contains the following coding sequences:
- the mltG gene encoding endolytic transglycosylase MltG; protein product: MTLLRRLSQWTYPLLLLPLMIGVAGLHGATWWYWAISPVVDGEDISPEETQIQLEITTGTSTRQIGQDLEATGMIHSAWAWNIWAFWLAWQNREGGFQAGVYTMTPTQSMPEIARRIWEGVVEDSRVTLPEGWSLEQMGAEFERRQYFTQAEFMAATQEMPSPEEFPWLPPDLPHLEGFLYPDTYQFPQGATPQQVIRILLARFQEVALPLYEAAQENQDLTLQEWVTLASMVEKEAAVAQERPRIAGVFLNRLSQGMRLESDPTVEYGTGIRQTPDQPLTLDQVRQPSPYNTYLNEGLPPTPISSPGVDSLRAVLNPERTEYLFFVANYDGTHVFSRTLEEHEAATQRIRQERERQRQLETDTESL
- a CDS encoding DUF3727 domain-containing protein encodes the protein MSSSQFFPEPEQSNREVVHLYDEEGRSLPCFVEQAFFHKDDQYLLLLPVDSPITIIAWDSDEDDSEATWVEDSEELQTVFPDAKAVLAEQNLVLNYAGYTLTVAGELPETEEDSILTLEIETETGQVESEEFQFLTHFYHEDQEYEIYTPLNPLLLFGKRRHNEKVELLTAEELEEIQPYLEEFLVQTLEQEDMN
- a CDS encoding ATP-binding protein, with protein sequence MKSLIVDDARYNLEPLEQVLRSRNYQITRCSDVNAAWEIFAQEVFPWVWIALGDELAPRLHLCQEMRSRFPQLLCIAIISSENPTILEPWLNHGGNDYLILPASPEQINLRLTIWSKHIQPQISSLERFQSLDTASLRPLHPDTIKRAALMQFPYIATHHLRQTLIQFKKQLSELLEQPRQIPLDTAANDYLTSILDRANLMQQLVGDLLIDTQSQLQEATPNPVIHQDYVIVNSNFTIKEFSDNATHFSDGKYILKKGEDIRKVFPEFIGSEQNLLQILKGKHKSFELLGVGRFDEQDHPLYFDIHVLKYPENIAGKRCLIVLLNNATERMVFQQKLVQTANETQLLLKKLSSTKDYINQIILSMADALIVTTKTGLIKKINPATQKLFGYRELELLGQPITKIFAPHYFDVLRDQQQNHILSSTEIICCKKTGEKLSVSFSCSRIETDEGMEEFVYVGRDITERKQAEIKIKNLNYSLQERTQELELVNEELESFSRTVSHDLKTPLSHIEFFNQMLLEEYGDCLDNEGKDYLEQIRKSCVRMRQMIHDLLQLAHVTRTELTIGQVDLSQMAEKIIKDLQRNSPQREAVCSIAPNLIVYGNEGLLQVALENLLGNAWKYTKKQPKTKIEFGVLSSQVRRAENLEYNGEDETQRVYFIRDNGAGFNMEYADKLFTTFGRLHSQREFEGTGIGLTTVQRIIQRHGGKIWAEAEVNQGASFYFTLKIN
- a CDS encoding STAS domain-containing protein codes for the protein MNIVLRPQRDLDIKGASLLQQKVVNLLPAPDNSCWVIDLVQVNSINHFGLTALMAVRRAARQYKCRLYLLNVKQQVRYMLEITELDKEFKIIESLEEVFDSGIRLLLC
- a CDS encoding glycosyltransferase family 87 protein, whose amino-acid sequence is MKRKNITTLIVILFWGFLAVFSTLLNIPGWILAVPIILLLLHFKERTSQYNWSQATLLWGINLGLLMLLFYHLFTIVINNIKKLPDWDFLAFWLGGKAAVSGLNLYDANVLKSLVISFDLTNYIGEGFTRSFLCCGFPYPPPSILLFIPLGWFEPREALLLWYTVNILILILTITLLWQIFLKHHKILGLLVTTSLILTIFGVKSNLLFAQTNFIVLLTILMYWRNQSKIIGGVWLGLGILIKPFVTLLLVYVIARRQWRVLVSAFAVLIGLTALTLVIIGVKPFHTYLTDAPYSALPFEVYIEPINGSLLANILRLTNYTPSGGSPIFHPLHIALGLLLGLTTLWVCLNINQKHEQWSFMSMLMFSLIIYPGSLLHSSVINIIPILFLWGNREKVENGHWWLLGLITMEYMLLHNQYMFIANMLLWIVLTGINLSLIHPQQFSKLKALINQS